The following coding sequences are from one Cercospora beticola chromosome 4, complete sequence window:
- a CDS encoding uncharacterized protein (BUSCO:EOG09260EOI) yields the protein MSSVIGDAHEGGSNEDVEADESTRDAEARIETGQEEDNEDVEYGDFEEPLPREEVLAVEEGVLPEPGDEHADADTTGAVDDAGDQDYAQLENGQDSSVAGEDADAGPSTPIAKGSPLGSPLDSGSIPDDTPSRAGSVASTARDASPMPRRPSQRKVVPRTPSGALQPFERRFETRLSSAPASPRAQSPAFLSPHSRQISISSQLSGISSDAGDSATDTPQAPWDVIRWTKLRKLTGQAFSESGKRSFGRPTCSAVSALIAVGTSKGLVLGFDYHQTLKIIIGPGTKATECGSVTSLAIAADYSTIASGHANGSIFTWEVSRPSRPFLHVPPLDRSVLRERAHPDGHLEDSAILHVGFLGTRHTALASADAGGMAFSHLATRGLGAVTRSIKTTRLLGRYPPASPQEERTRKPSSVLAFSPLPLGNIEQATDSMGLTALLTPYLLVIVSTTPIAQTQHKSPRPKDVTPHSTLSGCLAWFPAVKLKSSSADAEKGTSDTKLVYCWSNVLTVLDVKIVEAKEEDKQKPPTLEFHARSRWRADEAIVAVQWLSRSVLGVLTISQRLLIVEDGTLQVTDSIDLLHRHIYHQDLFSHQLQSVVERLDSEDPSLHGVIADAFYMSFKAYKGRTFLLGFNDLTVGTLSNWADRLMALMENGDHINAIRLATEYYTGGANNVVIGLPEADAARHEVVRERLLAMISASLNYTFAQQDEDRNIRLKELAEVCFEACVAMKELDYLCATVFEIFEESDEEDVFIATLEPYVLDGELTGLPPAVVAATVTYFIGENQAARLEELLIRLDPHSFDLDQVTMLCRQHSLYDALIYVWTQAIRDYVSPLIDLLSLMMMIQEGDEEEVRLDHPFYAPAMKTYAYLAYSLTGRRYPSGDFMDDDEAYRARMDLYEYLFSGTAVAWPPGTKKILHTTQNRSEEPAFPYLDLLLQFDAASFMSMLNEAFEDPFLNENDEEAAVNGTNHSNGVLSKKKSRQQIIEIMLDVMRQGEFDPEQVVYLDMFVARSMSKYPGQLILTGTLLNGTLQRLCRPPLESLRDDCQLSVEYLLSVYHPANTAALIEALRHAKFFRVLKTVYRGERMLTELLSTYFEDPEDKEHVFDCITFCLREVPGLTPKESAAIKGLIAEHVQDLADIDIVAASRTLATTAADLLQTSVDTLSDSYQQFLFLRTLLEPALQRDQRVTTSPLAQDRQAAFTEQYVRLMCQHEPLHVADYIKTLSTSDLRLEQVLPAMEKLGVIDAAVALLARDGLARDAMDRLVSHMQSLQHALASLLHSAATNVQITPAQDTCDELVEDLEKYTKVGIWLCQGQKSTAIRTPRPRTNLAWEIDENDLDMDEFLWLNLVDAIVQVSQNVGAAASHYNRHPAAHEPDSFDTNKLASSLRSNVQRTFTALLAATATPDVRTGSNTITSTKQSAPNHLSFLRILRAFLSRASRFAPSLSELRAVLADIFSAYTFEQSVLELAHGLLGADVFAEIDEVVTLRQRGWRPRTQVCEHCKRRAWGPGSGEIVWDEWVLKEQEREVEKARKVLERGGGEQARRLSRGKRKMSVPTTPGVGPVPDEEERKKLSLVVFACRHVFHRVCLDGEGREGGAGFLAAGSGGGRLGLTAAATVGRREMYKCPICVES from the coding sequence ATGAGCTCCGTGATTGGAGACGCCCACGAAGGTGGCAGCAATGAGGATGTGGAAGCGGACGAGTCGACCAGAGACGCCGAGGCAAGGATAGAGACCGGCCAAGAGGAGGATAACGAAGACGTGGAGTATGGAGACTTCGAAGAGCCTTTGCCGCGTGAAGAGGTCCTAGCAGTAGAAGAAGGTGTGCTGCCAGAGCCTGGGGATGAACATGCGGACGCGGACACTACGGGAGCTGTGGACGATGCTGGAGATCAAGACTATGCGCAGCTGGAGAATGGACAGGACAGCAGTGTTGCAGGAGAGGATGCAGATGCTGGTCCAAGCACACCAATAGCGAAGGGGAGTCCGTTGGGCAGCCCTCTCGACTCTGGGTCGATACCCGATGATACTCCTTCGCGAGCTGGCTCAGTTGCTTCTACCGCACGCGATGCGTCGCCAATGCCACGACGGCCGTCGCAGCGCAAAGTCGTGCCAAGGACCCCTTCAGGCGCGTTGCAACCATTCGAGAGACGATTCGAGACCAGGCTATCGTCAGCACCTGCTTCGCCAAGAGCACAGTCCCCAGCATTCTTGAGCCCACATTCGCGGCAGATCTCCATTTCGTCTCAGCTCTCTGGTATCTCTTCGGATGCTGGTGATTCTGCTACTGACACTCCACAAGCGCCATGGGATGTGATACGATGGACGAAGCTGCGCAAACTTACGGGCCAAGCCTTCTCTGAAAGTGGCAAGCGAAGTTTTGGACGTCCGACGTGTTCGGCTGTGTCGGCTCTGATTGCTGTAGGCACTTCTAAGGGTCTGGTTCTGGGTTTCGACTATCATCAGACTCTCAAAATCATTATTGGTCCTGGCACTAAGGCAACGGAATGTGGCTCTGTCACATCTCTGGCAATAGCTGCAGACTATTCGACGATCGCGAGTGGCCATGCGAACGGGTCTATCTTCACTTGGGAGGTTAGCAGACCTTCGAGGCCGTTTCTCCATGTACCACCTCTCGATAGGAGCGTCCTCCGGGAGCGGGCCCATCCCGATGGACACTTAGAGGATTCTGCCATCTTGCACGTAGGCTTCCTCGGCACTCGCCATACTGCGCTTGCCTCTGCCGATGCGGGCGGCATGGCCTTCTCTCATCTGGCCACAAGAGGACTTGGTGCAGTAACTAGATCGATCAAAACGACGCGGCTCCTAGGACGTTATCCTCCAGCTAGCCCACAGGAGGAACGAACGCGAAAACCTAGTTCCGTTCTCGCCTTCTCGCCTCTGCCGCTCGGTAATATCGAGCAGGCTACCGATTCTATGGGTCTGACGGCGCTTCTCACACCCTATCTGCTTGTCATTGTATCGACTACGCCGATTGCTCAGACCCAGCACAAATCTCCCAGACCAAAGGACGTCACTCCACACAGCACTTTGAGCGGCTGTCTAGCCTGGTTTCCAGCCGTCAAGCTCAAAAGCTCCAGTGCCGACGCAGAGAAAGGCACATCGGACACTAAGCTAGTATATTGCTGGTCGAATGTGTTGACGGTTCTGGACGTCAAAATCGTGGAAGCCAAGGAGGAGGACAAACAAAAACCTCCGACGCTCGAGTTCCATGCTAGAAGTCGGTGGCGAGCGGATGAAGCCATTGTCGCTGTTCAATGGCTAAGTCGTTCCGTGCTCGGAGTATTAACCATAAGCCAGAGACTGCTCATTGTTGAAGATGGCACTTTGCAAGTCACGGACTCCATCGATCTGCTCCACAGGCATATCTATCACCAAGACTTATTCTCACATCAGCTACAGAGTGTGGTAGAACGACTCGACTCAGAAGACCCGTCACTCCACGGGGTCATTGCGGATGCATTCTACATGAGCTTCAAGGCCTACAAAGGGCGCACTTTCCTTCTTGGCTTCAATGATCTCACTGTAGGCACACTTTCGAATTGGGCCGACAGACTAATGGCTCTCATGGAAAACGGCGACCACATCAATGCTATTCGACTCGCGACAGAATACTATACCGGAGGAGCCAACAATGTCGTTATCGGTCTGCCAGAGGCCGACGCTGCCAGACATGAAGTCGTCAGAGAGCGCTTATTGGCAATGATATCCGCGTCGCTTAATTACACTTTTGCGCAACAAGATGAAGACAGGAATATCAGGCTGAAGGAGTTGGCTGAGGTGTGTTTTGAGGCATGCGTGGCCATGAAGGAGCTGGACTATCTCTGCGCCACGGTATTTGAGATCTTCGAGGAgtcagatgaagaagacgtcTTTATTGCAACGCTCGAGCCATATGTGCTCGACGGTGAGCTAACCGGCCTTCCGCCAGCCGTCGTTGCTGCAACAGTCACATACTTCATCGGCGAAAATCAGGCAGCACGTTTGGAGGAGCTGCTCATCCGATTGGACCCGCATTCTTTCGACCTGGACCAAGTCACGATGCTATGTCGACAGCACAGCCTGTACGATGCATTGATCTACGTATGGACACAAGCGATTCGGGACTATGTTTCGCCATTGATCGACTTGTTGTCGCTTATGATGATGATCCAAGAAggggatgaagaggaagtgCGCCTCGACCACCCTTTCTATGCCCCAGCGATGAAGACATACGCATATTTGGCGTACTCCCTGACAGGGCGACGCTATCCGAGTGGCGATTTcatggacgatgacgaagccTACCGCGCGAGGATGGACTTGTATGAGTATCTTTTTTCTGGGACAGCTGTGGCGTGGCCACCAGGAACCAAGAAGATCCTTCACACCACGCAAAACAGATCCGAGGAGCCAGCGTTTCCATACCTGGATCTGCTTCTGCAATTCGACGCTGCTAGCTTCATGAGCATGCTGAATGAGGCATTTGAGGATCCTTTTCTGAATGAGAACGACGAGGAAGCCGCTGTGAATGGAACGAATCATTCAAATGGCGTtttgagcaagaagaaaagcAGACAGCAAATCATTGAAATCATGCTGGACGTGATGCGACAAGGTGAATTCGATCCCGAGCAAGTCGTGTACTTGGACATGTTTGTCGCACGAAGCATGTCGAAGTATCCAGGTCAGCTCATTCTGACTGGCACTTTGCTCAACGGCACACTACAACGCTTGTGCCGGCCACCTCTTGAGTCACTGCGTGATGATTGTCAGCTCAGTGTGGAGTACTTGTTGTCGGTATATCACCCAGCGAATACTGCAGCTCTCATCGAAGCATTGCGGCACGCGAAATTCTTTCGCGTGTTGAAGACGGTCTATCGTGGAGAGAGGATGCTGACCGAGCTGTTATCAACTTACTTCGAGGATCCGGAAGACAAGGAGCATGTGTTCGATTGCATCACTTTCTGCCTTCGAGAAGTTCCCGGCTTGACACCGAAAGAGAGCGCTGCAATCAAAGGGCTCATCGCTGAGCACGTGCAAGACCTAGCAGACATCGATATCGTGGCGGCATCGCGCACTTTAGCAACAACCGCCGCGGATCTGCTGCAAACGAGTGTAGATACTCTGTCCGACTCGTATCAGCAGTTCTTGTTTCTGCGAACCCTTTTGGAGCCTGCATTGCAAAGAGACCAGCGTGTGACCACATCGCCGTTGGCTCAGGACCGGCAAGCTGCTTTTACTGAGCAGTATGTACGCCTCATGTGTCAGCACGAGCCGCTACATGTAGCCGATTACATCAAAACCTTATCGACGAGCGATCTCCGCCTCGAGCAGGTTCTACCAGCAATGGAGAAGTTGGGTGTCATTGATGCCGCGGTAGCTTTGCTCGCACGGGATGGTCTTGCACGAGATGCCATGGACCGACTCGTTTCCCACATGCAAAGTTTGCAGCATGCTTTGGCAAGTTTGCTCCACTCAGCAGCCACGAATGTACAGATCACTCCGGCACAAGACACATGCGACGAACTTGTGGAGGACCTCGAAAAGTACACCAAAGTGGGCATTTGGTTATGCCAAGGGCAAAAATCGACCGCGATCCGTACGCCACGTCCGAGAACCAATTTGGCCTGGGAAATCGACGAAAACGACCTTGACATGGACGAGTTCTTGTGGTTGAACCTTGTCGATGCCATCGTGCAAGTGAGCCAGAATGTAGGCGCTGCCGCAAGCCATTACAATCGCCATCCTGCCGCACATGAGCCGGATAGCTTCGACACGAACAAACTTGCATCATCACTACGATCGAATGTGCAGCGGACCTTCACAGCTCTGTTAGCTGCCACTGCAACACCGGATGTCCGAACAGGCTCCAACACCATTACCTCAACCAAGCAGTCCGCCCCAAATCACCTCAGCTTTCTTCGTATTCTCCGCGCCTTCCTCAGCCGCGCCTCCAGATTCGCACCGTCGCTGTCCGAACTTCGCGCCGTTCTCGCCGACATCTTCTCTGCCTACACATTTGAACAGAGCGTCCTCGAACTTGCACACGGCCTCCTGGGCGCAGACGTTTTCGCCGAAATCGACGAAGTTGTTACGCTCCGCCAACGCGGGTGGCGGCCTCGCACCCAAGTCTGCGAACATTGTAAGCGTCGCGCTTGGGGTCCCGGATCAGGCGAGATCGTTTGGGATGAGTGGGTGCTGAAGGAACAGGAACGAGAAGTGGAGAAAGCGAGAAAGGTCCTGGAACGAGGCGGTGGAGAACAGGCGAGAAGGCTGTCGAGAGGGAAAAGGAAGATGTCAGTGCCTACCACGCCTGGGGTTGGACCTGTTCCGGACGAggaggaaaggaagaagctgagTTTGGTGGTCTTCGCCTGCAGGCATGTTTTTCATCGGGTCTGTCTCGATGGAGAGGGGAGAGAAGGTGGCGCAGGATTCCTGGCGGCAGGCAGTGGCGGGGGAAGATTGGGACTTACAGCTGCGGCAACGgtgggaagaagagagatgtATAAATGCCCGATTTGTGTAGAATCGTAG
- a CDS encoding uncharacterized protein (BUSCO:EOG09261660), whose amino-acid sequence MVSLAAPAGAMPPPPTPLAKRPTMGLKRDSSYLDTDDEAGLSQTTKRLKVEFSDDVEVRIIGADTEKTFAWVKEKVRAAIHGHLAPGDAQDDAEYAKLLELLGEDAYSDDAPTSNLLKKYVLAIGSHVTVLGQCSKLVLAVLDLSWLGRDEEFVRIYEEFLRVLATTHGKFTFPLMERLVANFERLPASMGRLPGDDIIHRATMFDRLHSVIETIISHVPPASSALLRTLRHQFPNDLSTAKGYLQYQRHMLRLAEATPEIKSEIMSLIIQRLVDIDVQIQQDLEDLEDEAEESLLQRDPRLPGGEQEDDEDSDDESVSESEMTTTDEEMRLKELRLKVAKMDGTQDLLFEHYQSAFTPNSSPRTNEAYQELLSHFNNFIMPHRSRHAQFLLFHFSQYSSAYSEDFIDRFIRRTTARDVAAPLRLQACAYVASFTARASNLPTHLVQRVVSELGYVMDELRYIYEPHSQGPDRKMYGMYYAIAQALLYIFCFRWRDLIDRTKLGDMTEEDMIAEQRDLPWIPGVKETFNRNITSILNPLKVCSPAIVSEFAKIAWHLRFLYVFSLIERNKRIRLGQAPQLYSLTGGIEIGRRETAWDRKTGDSHHQLEAYFPFDPYHLPQSKRWIEGEFNEWELPQGLKNDEEDEDEASDEEEDQAAEEYESDDDSIPEENFAVPPLSSPGVTLISG is encoded by the coding sequence ATGGTCTCTCTTGCGGCTCCCGCCGGCGCTATGCCGCCGCCACCTACTCCGCTCGCCAAGCGCCCTACGATGGGTCTGAAACGCGACTCTTCTTACCTGGACACAGACGACGAGGCTGGCCTCTCACAAACAACGAAACGGCTCAAAGTCGAATTCAGCGACGATGTGGAGGTGAGGATCATTGGCGCAGACACGGAGAAGACCTTCGCATGGGTCAAGGAGAAAGTGCGCGCAGCAATTCATGGCCACCTCGCACCTGGTGACGCCCAAGACGATGCCGAATATGCGAAACTACTGGAACTGCTGGGGGAAGATGCGTACTCGGATGATGCCCCGACTTCTAATCTCCTCAAGAAGTACGTTCTGGCCATTGGCTCGCATGTGACAGTCCTCGGGCAATGCAGCAAGCTGGTCCTCGCTGTGCTTGACCTCTCGTGGCTCGGACGAGACGAGGAATTCGTGCGCATCTACGAAGAGTTCCTGCGCGTGCTCGCTACTACACATGGCAAATTCACGTTTCCCTTGATGGAGAGACTTGTTGCGAACTTCGAAAGGCTGCCAGCTTCGATGGGCAGACTGCCAGGAGACGATATCATTCACCGAGCGACAATGTTTGACCGACTGCATAGTGTCATCGAGACTATCATATCGCACGTCCCTCCAGCCAGTAGTGCACTACTGCGCACGCTACGACATCAGTTCCCCAACGACCTCTCTACTGCGAAAGGCTACCTCCAATACCAACGACATATGCTCCGATTGGCCGAGGCGACACCGGAGATCAAAAGCGAGATCATGTCCTTGATTATACAGCGCTTGGTCGATATAGATGTTCAGATCCAGCAAGATCTCGAGGATTTGGAGGACGAAGCGGAGGAGAGCTTACTCCAGCGCGACCCAAGACTGCCGGGCGGGGAgcaagaggatgatgaggacagcgacgacgaatcCGTGTCTGAATCGGAAATGACCACAACCGACGAGGAGATGAGGTTGAAAGAGCTTCGGTTGAAAGTCGCAAAGATGGATGGCACTCAGGATCTGCTGTTTGAGCACTACCAATCGGCCTTCACGCCCAATTCTAGCCCGCGGACCAATGAGGCATACCAGGAGCTACTGTCGCATTTCAACAACTTCATCATGCCACATCGATCGAGACACGCGCAGTTCCTTTTGTTTCACTTCTCGCAGTACTCGTCAGCATACTCGGAAGACTTCATCGACCGGTTCATCAGGCGCACTACCGCTCGAGATGTCGCAGCCCCGCTGCGCTTGCAGGCATGTGCTTATGTGGCAAGCTTCACCGCGCGTGCTTCGAATTTACCAACGCATTTGGTTCAGAGAGTCGTGAGCGAGCTTGGCTACGTTATGGACGAACTGCGATACATCTACGAACCGCATAGTCAAGGTCCGGACAGAAAGATGTATGGCATGTATTATGCTATCGCTCAAGCATTGCTTtacatcttctgcttccgctGGCGTGACTTGATTGATCGCACCAAGCTGGGAGACATGACCGAGGAGGATATGATTGCCGAACAGCGAGATCTGCCGTGGATACCTGGTGTCAAGGAGACTTTCAACCGCAACATCACATCAATCCTCAACCCACTGAAGGTCTGCTCGCCAGCAATCGTGAGCGAATTCGCTAAGATCGCATGGCATTTGCGATTCCTGTACGTCTTCTCTTTGATTGAGCGTAATAAGCGCATTCGACTGGGTCAAGCACCTCAACTTTACAGTCTTACTGGAGGCATCGAAATTGGCCGAAGAGAAACTGCTTGGGATCGCAAGACTGGCGATTCGCATCATCAACTTGAAGCGTACTTTCCATTCGACCCATACCACCTTCCCCAAAGTAAGAGATGGATAGAAGGGGAGTTCAACGAATGGGAGCTTCCGCAAGGACTGAagaatgacgaagaagacgaggacgaagccagcgatgaagaggaagatcagGCAGCTGAGGAGTATGAAAGTGACGACGATTCAATACCGGAAGAGAATTTTGCGGTGCCCCCGCTTTCCTCGCCAGGAGTTACATTGATTAGCGGATAA
- a CDS encoding uncharacterized protein (antiSMASH:Cluster_12), which produces MAMAVDSRQQHPFSSMGYDNMRYPPQAAPQFTNPWVSAPASNQSHLYATSMPQTTVGGDSRYDQTPSVSAAYAGGLTAGPIAQDMSAPRPYGAPYTSAPNPQSTYAPTSAPQYATAYGYDRRSSHPLNHASEAERQSFSDALDASRGMVAMSQSDITPRNIYGSTSNSRSSTDSYGFPSGHSSHSSISSASTYPTYYNSSVSEASVGDYSSASESVDLSHSRTLPRPQGLSGMPPAPQSMMGQFSSKVSSSSQKKHKCKICDKRFTRPSSLQTHMYSHTGEKPFACDVEGCGRHFSVVSNLRRHRKVHKGEGQEHNSPDEDEE; this is translated from the exons atggcTATGGCCGTTGATTCTCGCCAGCAACACCCATTCAGCAGCATGGGTTACGACAACATGAGGTATCCTCCTCAGGCGGCGCCGCAGTTCACGAATCCCTGGGTGTCTGCGCCGGCTTCCAATCAGAGTCACCTGTACGCGACGTCGATGCCTCAGACTACTGTCGGCGGAGACTCGCGATATGACCAGACACCCTCGGTTTCAGCTGCCTACGCCGGAGGCCTCACTGCTGGCCCCATTGCACAAG ATATGAGCGCTCCCAGGCCGTATGGTGCACCGTACACGTCTGCTCCCAACCCGCAATCCACATATGCGCCTACATCAGCGCCCCAGTACGCAACCGCGTATGGATACGACAGGCGCTCGTCGCACCC ACTGAACCACGCTTCCGAAGCAGAGCGACAAAGCTTCAGTGATGCCCTTGACGCAAGCCGCGGCATGGTTGCCATGAGCCAGTCAGATATCACTCCACGAAATATCTACGGATCTACCAGCAACAGCCGCTCGTCGACAGACTCGTATGGGTTCCCATCTGGGCACTCATCGCACTCTTCGATCTCTTCCGCCAGCACGTATCCAACCTACTACAACAGCTCTGTGAGCGAAGCATCCGTTGGCGATTACAGCTCCGCTAGCGAATCCGTCGATCTCTCGCACTCGCGAACTCTTCCCCGACCACAAGGGCTGTCAGGCATGCCACCTGCGCCGCAATCCATGATGGGTCAATTCAGCTCCAAGGTGTCTTCCAGCtcgcagaagaagcacaagTGCAAGATTTGCGACAAGCGATTCACACGACCAAGCTCTCTTCAAACACATATGTACAGCCACACAGGCGAGAAGC CGTTTGCATGCGACGTCGAAGGATGTGGACGTCACTTCTCCGTCGTCTCCAACTTGAGGAGACATCGCAAGGTCCACAAGGGTGAGGGCCAAGAACACAATTCgccagacgaagacgaagaatag